A stretch of Nilaparvata lugens isolate BPH chromosome 12, ASM1435652v1, whole genome shotgun sequence DNA encodes these proteins:
- the LOC111057650 gene encoding extensin — translation MNIILMSLFYLSMLLIGIGDSRPNRGNSLRGSTRGPPPPPLPEGSPPRTPPPPEGTPPSLTPGHSPTPPLPEGSPPSTPPPPEGTPPPLTPGRSPTPPLPEGSPPSTPPPPEGTPPPLTPRTPPPHDGTPPPLTPGRSPFPNPLTPANSNFPPTPGGTPPPLTPRTPPPHGGTPPTLSPGRSPFPNPLTPGDSSLPLTPGGNPPPPTPRNPAPHGGTPPPLTPGHSPTPSGNPPPPLTPGSTLPPFPEGSSPLHTPGHSPTPPGSPGNQGAGPASPGDGLAPLTGLEIPPGITVPPYSTQQPGRRPTMRKESVDKRQRNV, via the exons ATGAATATCATTTTGATGTCTCTCTTCTACCTCAGCATGCTCCTGATT ggtATTGGAGACTCTCGACCCAATAGAGGAAATTCTCTACGTGGTTCTACTCGAGgcccccctcctcctcctctaccagAAGGCTCCCCTCCAAGAACCCCTCCTCCTCCTGAAGGCACCCCTCCCTCTCTCACTCCTGGACACTCCCCTACTCCTCCTCTACCTGAAGGCTCCCCTCCAAGCACCCCTCCTCCTCCTGAAGGCACCCCACCCCCTCTCACTCCTGGACGCTCCCCTACTCCTCCTCTACCTGAAGGCTCCCCTCCAAGCACCCCTCCTCCTCCTGAAGGCACCCCACCCCCTCTCACTCCAAGAACTCCCCCTCCTCATGACGGCAcccctcctcctcttactcctggACGCTCCCCTTTTCCAAATCCTCTCACTCCTGCAAACTCCAACTTTCCACCCACTCCTGGCGGCACCCCTCCCCCTCTCACTCCAAGAACTCCCCCTCCTCATGGCGGCACCCCTCCCACTCTTTCTCCTGGACGCTCCCCTTTTCCAAATCCTCTCACTCCTGGAGACTCAAGCTTACCACTCACTCCTGGCGGCAACCCACCCCCTCCTACTCCAAGAAATCCGGCTCCTCATGGCGGCACCCCTCCCCCTCTTACTCCTGGACACTCCCCTACTCCGTCTGGAAACCCCCCTCCACCTCTCACTCCTGGAAGCACCCTTCCTCCTTTTCCCGAAGGCTCCTCCCCTCTTCACACTCCTGGACACTCCCCTACTCCTCCTGGCTCCCCTGGAAATCAAGGCGCAGGACCGGCATCTCCAGGCGATGGGTTAGCTCCCCTCACAGGGTTGGAAATACCACCGGGTATAACAGTACCACCATACAGTACACAGCAACCAGGAAGGAGACCAACAATGAGAAAAGAATCAGTTGACAAACGACAAAGGAACGTTTAA